In Sorghum bicolor cultivar BTx623 chromosome 8, Sorghum_bicolor_NCBIv3, whole genome shotgun sequence, one genomic interval encodes:
- the LOC110437582 gene encoding atherin-like, translating into MVSLPPLDPNASPPAASRAYAGGRTPPAASRAYAGGLASRRAAARAPPAASRAMPVAAPPTAQLPARRRPRPARREPRLRRWPRLPPRAGAHAVGCGPPAARAPPATQLLARRRPRPARCEQRLRRWPRLPPRAHAHPVGCSPPTARAAAPVAARTPWGSRIEMAVGICTGGDISTNYYTPKIPTEGKPHENSCRRNTICMNDEPCVACFT; encoded by the exons ATGGTCTCTCTTCCTCCTCTCGATCCCAACGCATCTCCGCCTGCTGCGAGCCGCGCCTACGCCGGAGGCCGCACCCCGCCCGCTGCGAGCCGCGCCTACGCCGGTGGCCTTGCCTCCCGCCGCGCAGCTGCCCGCGCCCCGCCCGCCGCGAGCCGTGCCATGCCGGTGGCCGCGCCTCCCACCGCGCAGCTGCCCGCACGCCGGAGGCCGCGCCCCGCCCGCCGCGAGCCGCGCCTACGCCGGTGGCCGCGCCTCCCGCCGCGAGCCGGCGCGCACGCAGTTGGCTGCGGCCCGCCCGCTGCCCGAGCTCCACCCGCCACGCAGCTGCTCGCACGCCGGAGGCCGCGCCCCGCCCGCTGCGAGCAACGCCTACGCCGGTGGCCGCGCCTCCCGCCGCGAGCCCACGCGCACCCTGTTGGCTGCAGCCCGCCCACTGCCCGAGCTGCCGCGCCGGTGGCCGCGCGCACGCCGTGGGGATCCAGGATCGAGATGGCGGTGGGGATTTGTACTGGCGGAGACATCTCTACCAACTACTACACACCAAAAATTCCTACAGAAGGAAAACCACATGAAAATTCCTGCAGAAGGAACACCATATGCATG AATGATGAGCCATGCGTCGCCTGCTTTACTTGA